DNA sequence from the Parachlamydia acanthamoebae genome:
ATGATTAAATGCTGGCTTTCCTGTCTTTATGCTATAAAGTAAGTCTCCGTAAGCATTCCATCGTGATTCATCTTCTTTCATCAAAAGCAATCTTACAGAGTCTGGATTTGATGTAACCAATAACTGAGCAAGGGGCGTTAAGGCAAATGAGTTATCTTGTTCTTCTAAAAATATGCCATGACTTGCAAGTGTGCGTAACAACCGATAAAGAGGCTGTGGTTCAACATTAACTGATATGGCCAGCTCATTAGCGCTTTTTGGACCTTGTACCAAATGATCTGCTATGCCTAAAGTAGCAGCAACATGAATTGCTCTTGAAAGTACGTAAGCATATGACATTTCGGTGAGCTTATTTTTATTGTCGACTATATTATTTTTCATAGTTTGATTCATTTTAAGTACATCCATACGGATTTAAGGGTTCAAAAAACCTTGCACAAATAGAAAATATGGCTTGCACTCCGACTCTGGTTTTAAGCTTAAATTTTATGGAGAGTTTCAGGTTAAAAGCAAGCTCTTTTGTTCAGAGAAACACTACGCATTGCGAAGCACAAATACAGGGAATAATTAAATCCTTTCATGAAGTATTCCTTGCTAAGCAATCAATCCTCTTCCTCTTTATCTGGTTTATAGGGAAAACGGTGTCCGTTATCAGGGACCATTAAAATAGGCCCATTACCAAGATTCTCAGGAAAAGGATCATGTGGACTTTTCATTATAATTAACCTTGGCCTGCTTTTAGCATTTGAAACAGATTTTTTGAGCTTGGCCAGTCTATTTTTATTTATTCGCTTCAAATTTTAGATCTCTTCTGTTCAAGTTCGTTAAGGGTATGTTCAAATTCATACAGCTCAATAGCAGTCGCATGGATATTCAGAATTCTGGCCAAAACTTCTCCTTCAGAGGGAGTGATATTTCCATTAGCAATAGCTTGAGTAACGCATTGTATAGCTTTCAAAACATCGTGAGAAGTTGCGATCTCAGGCAGCTGAATGTTGACGGACCCATCTTTCTTGGGTGGTAATAGTCTATCCAAAATAATTTTAGCGGCGTACATGTCACCAGCTTTTGCCTTTTCAATCACTGCTTTGCAAATAGATTCGACGTCAGCAATAAATAGGTGTTCGGCCATCAAGCTTGCTCTATTTCTAGATCCTTTCGGTCTTCCTTTTGGATTGCCTGATTGCCCCTTTTGGTATCGAATTTTCTGTTTTTTGTCTGTATTATCAGGCATTTTCCATCCACAGCATTTACTTTTTGTAAAATTCTAGTCCCTCTAAAACCCACCTCCTCAAGTCTACACCTTTCAGATAGGCATCGCCAGGGCTTTTAACCAAAGGTGCAGGCCAAGCCCTAAGGTTTGCATAAGTCGATCTCCAGTAGCTAAAGGCGTTCTTGCCTGACTCATCGAAGTCCAAAGCGAACAGAATGAGAGAACTTTTGAGTAGATGGAGATGAGTTTCCAAATCGGGTTTCTTGGATACGCCACCCAAAGCGAGGCTAGCGCAAAAGTCATAAGCTTCTTGATGCAGCAAAATGGCATCAAACTCGGACTCTACAAGGATAGTTGCTATAGATTCTTGAATGGAGCCAAAACAAGAAAGTTGCTTGCTGCTGCCAGACACCTCTACATATTTCGGCAACTCATCATCAGCATGCCAGTTAACTCGGCGTATTTTCACCTTCAGCATCCCTTGGGCGATACTATGGTAAGGAATCACAATGCCAGCCGGAAGTTCCATAAAACCTTCAAAAGCTAGGCTATTATTTAGCAGATGCGAGGCGTCATTTTTTTTGTTTTTTCGAGGTTTATTCATCGTTTTCCTCCTCAAGAATATACTGGTTCATTTTATTCAATGCTTGCGCAGTGGAGGAAGTGGATAGATGGCTATAACGCTTAACCATGGCCAATGTTTTATGGCCCAAGATAGGCGCGATCTCTAATGGCGTCGCTCCATTCATAGCTAAATGTGAAGCACCTGTATGACGAAGCGTATGGAAGCAGATATTAAGGCCGATACCCTTGATTACTTTTTTCCATGAAGTCATAAAATCGGCCGGCTTAGTTCCATCCAAAGAGGGAAAAACATACTCGCTCGTCACAATTCGCTTAGATTGTTCTTTTCGCAAGCAATCGATGACGACATCGCTCAAAGCAACAGATCTCGTTTCTCCATTTTTAGTATCTCTAAATGTCATCTTTCTCCTATCAAATTGGATATCTCTCCATTTCAACGATAAAATTTCACCTTTTCTTGCACAGGTTGTTAATGCAATGAGAACTATTGGGTAAAGATAAGGGCTTTTACTTTTCTTGCAAGCGGAAAGCAAACGAGAAATTTCCTCTTTCTCAAGAAATCTATCGCGTGCCTTACCTTCTTTTGAGCGCCTAATCTTAAGAGCGATGTTTTCACTGCACCATCCCCATTCCTTCACGGCGATCGTATAGACATGGGTTAAGGCAGCTAAATAACGATTAGCTGTAGACGTGCTTCTAGGCTTACCTCTACGGGAAAGTCCATGAAACAGCTTGTCTCGCACTTCGATAATCAAAGCTGGAGTGATGTGATTGAGAAAATAAGAACCTAAATGAGACTTCCACCACAAAAGCTGCATCTTTTGCTTGGCAAGGCTTTTAGGCTTTTTAGGAAGTTCATTTTCGATGTAGCGTTCGATCAGATTACCAAAAGTCCGCTCTAAATCTTCCTTTCTTGGAAGTAGGCGACCTTCGCGAATGCTGTCCTCCATTTTCTTAGCCCAGGCAATCGCCTTAGATTTCGAATTGAAGGTGTCGGAAACTTCAGGCTTTCCTTTGAAACGGATGCGGGCCCGATAGACTTTTTTCGGTTTTTTACCAGCTTCGGCTGGTAATATTCTTTCTTCAATATATGCCATGCTAAATCCTCCTATTGATTTTCGCAGTGGCCCTGTAGAGCCACAGCGTTTTGCACCAATCGTTAGGAGGTTATGCAGCATTTGCATAACTCATTGAGTTATAAGATTGCTCGGAACTGGACTCGAACCAGCACGGGATTGCTCCCAAGGGATTTTAAGTCCCTAGTGTCTACCATTTCACCATCCGAGCAGATGAAGAAACAATAAGGTACTTTTTTTGCCTATTAATCGTCAAATAAAATTCGCTTTTCCCAAAAAATTTAGGGCAATGACAGGATTTGACCTGTGATTGCCCCCATTCATTACACAGATTCAACCGGTAAAACAGTTCTTCCATTTTTAGCGAGAACTTGGTTTTCTTGCTCAAACAGCTCTTTTGAAGCAAATACGACTGTAGTAGCTGTAGACATTTTAGGAAGAATATGCGTTTGCACAGCATTCTGCACATCTTCTTTGGTCAAAGCCAGTAAGCGATCTCTAAAAGATTGTCTAATCTCGGGAGTTTTTCCTTGAATCATCCAATCATAAGAAACACTGGCTCGACTTCCAGGAGCAACGGGAGAATCCATGCCCTGCACAATTTCAAACTTCGCTTCTTCCAAATCGGAATCTTCAAAATCTCCACTCAAGATACTTTGTACGGCTTCATCAAAGGCATTGAGAGAGCTTGCAATATTAGGATCGCGGTAAGCAAAGAAATAAAATTTGCCTGTTAAGGAATTACAGGAAGCTCCTCCTCCGTACGCCCCCCCTTGCTCACGCAATTTGGGATGCAAAATCAAATTGTCAAAAAGCGGTGCCACAACTGCTAAAGCGGGCATATCAGGATGCGTGTAATTCAATGTCTTAAACATCATACTCGTGAAAGCAACTGGCGATGAAATCGTGCGCCCTTGTGAACCAGCTTTAATTAACTGATAAGATGAGTGATCCCAAGACGTAAAAGACTTCTCAGGAAGTTGATCTAACCCATAAAATCCCTTTGCTTTTAAATCTGCATACTTTTCTTGATCAGATGCTAAAATAAGATGAGCCCCTTTCAAACCTGTGATTTGATTTTGCAAGGTTTGCAGTTTTTCAATAAGCCAATCGACCTTTGTATCAAAATTAGAAGCCAATTCTTTGATTTTCCAGAAATATTCCAAGCCGTAGAGTGAGTTAGCAATGCTTGAACCAATATCCAAACCGCTTGCAGAAAGATTAATGGCATACTTTAAAGCATTCTGATTGATGCTCATTTCCAAGCCAGTGTAATGCTTGGCTAACAATTCTTTAATTCGCTCTTTGTCTGTTAAATCAATAGAAGTCACCATCTCTTTTAAGAGAGGAAATAGTTTATCTGTTTTACGTGAAAGCGACTTTCCTCGAATCAGAAAACTTGGTGTAAAAGCTTCTGCATGATCAACTTTATGGGTAAAATTGAGAATCGTGTCAATTCCACCTGTATGGGCTTGAATATACTCAAGGTTTTCCACATAAGACCGCCCTCCACATCCCATTTGAGGCATCAAAAGAGTGAGTAAACGAAGAAGATAGAGATCTTCTTGGGCAATTTTTGGCAGAGGGAAAACGAGTTCTGCATAAACAATTTGGTTGGTAAAGCAGGGATGTGAAAAAACGTCCAATATACCGACTTTCTCTTTTGTCAAAGGAAATACCTGCGATTTTTTTGGCACATCCGATAAAGAAACGGATGGGAGAATATCCACATCTTCTTCTTTCTCTTGATAAGCTGCTAGATCTTTGGCTTGTTTGGCAATTGTTTGTTTTTCTTCAGGAGTTAATTTTTCTTGAATCTGCTTTAAAACAGCCTTTTCATTTTCTAATTCAGCCGCCGCCAAACCTTTATCTGGCGTCATGATCACTGTTGCCCGATGCTGATTGCCAATCAAATGTTTTTCCATGACATCTTGTAATAGATTTGGATTTTTTTCCAATTCTTCGCGAAGCGTATTAAATAATGAGTGAATCAATAATCCATCTTCTGCTGATGCTCCGTGCTGCTTCATCAAAGCACTTCTAAAATAAAGAGATAGGCCATAAGGGGCATGATTTCCGGTTATCTCTGTTCGATGAAATTCAAGCTGATGGATCGCACTTTCAATCAAATTCCAAGGGATTCCAGCCTCTTTAATTTCTTTCAAAACTTTTAAAACGATTTCTTCGAGTTGCTCAACGTTTCCTTTTTCACATCCCTTGAATACCAAAATATAAGGAACTTCGCTAATTTCTCCATCCAAGGAGGATGTCACTTGTGTACATAAACCTGATTTTAAAAGTGGCAATTTAAGCAAGGCGGCATCTGTATCCATCAAAATAATATCTAAGATGGTTAAGGCCAACAATTCTTTCTGCTCTAGAATATGTGTTGTTAGCCACCCTAGACCAAATATTGTTTTTTTCTCTTCAGACTCATCTTGACCGATGGGATAGCTCATCTCCACTTTTTTTGGTGCCGTAAATCGTTTCTCCCTTGGCAAAAGGGACAGAGGATCTTTTTTACGACTATTTACCAACGCATTTTTTGTAATAAAATCTAAATGACCAGCTAAAGGCATGTTTCCATAAAAAAAGAATAAGCAACGACTAGGGTGATAGAACTCTTCATGAAAATGACGAAGATCTTCATGTGTCAATTGAGGGATCTCTTTTGGATCTCCGCCTGAATTAATTCCATAGGTCAGAGTGGGAAAAAGCACACTCGACATGGCCTCGGATAAACGGGCTGTTGCCGAAGATAGAGCCCCCTTCATTTCGTTGAATACCACACCTTTAAATTCTAACGGGGAATCGAGATTTGATGGATCTGTAAAGTCCAGTCGATGCCCTTCTTGTAAAAAGCTAAGATAGGCCAAGTTGGGTTTAAAAACGGCGTCCAAATAAACATCTAATAAATTATAAAAATCTTTAGACAATTGACTTGCAGCAGGATAACAGGTGAAATCAGCGCCCGTAAAAGCATTCATAAATGTATTTAAACTGCGGTGTGTCATGCTAAAAAAGGGGTCTTTTAGCGGAAATTTCTTGGATCCACAAAGCACGAGATGCTCTAAAATGTGCGCAACCCCATTAGAAGTCTTGGGAATTGTTCGAAAAGATAAGCAAAACATATTTTCAGGGTCATCGTTCGCTAAATGCAAAACTTCTGCGCCTGTTGGTGTGTGAACTAACTCCACCAAATCGCAATTAATTTCTTTGATGGGAATGACCTTTGTTACGACGAAATCCAAATATTTTTGTCCAACGGTATCAAACGAAATAGGAGATGACATAAAAACCTTTATTGATGATAGGTTTGCCTAATAAAAGCTAATAAATAGCCTTGAATATAAAGAAAATAGCAATGCTAGAAGATTGTTTCTTTTTTTACCAACTAACCGTATAAAAATCTGCAAGAGTGAGGGAAAGTGGGGTGATCTTTCCCTTTACATTATGCACCTTGGTGCTTTATTATTTTACATAGGTAATGGCTCTTTAAAGCTTGAGTTATCATCAGTTCGAGTTAACGCAAAACTTTCTATTTGACTCAGTGTTTTTCTCTCATCCAAGCTAGGACAAATCGAAAGTATTAATTTTTGAAACCGGAGGAAAGTCATGTCTGTAAATATTGCGATTAATGGATTTGGACGAATTGGAAGACTAGCATTCAGAATTGCCTCGAAACTTAACGACATCAACATTGTCGCAATAAATGATGTTGTTCCCGCTGATAATCTTGCTTATCTTTTAAAATTTGACTCTACGCATGGCAGATTTGATGGAGATATTTATGCGGAAGGAAATCATATCGTTGCTAACGGGAAAAAAACAATTGTACTTTCAGAAAAAGACCCTGAAAAACTGCCATGGAAAGATTTAAAAATTGATTATGTGCTTGAATGTACTGGTCTCTTCACGACTCCAGAGCTTGCGCAAAAACATTTGACAGCTGGGGCTTCTCGAGTCATCATTTCAGCACCCGCAAAAGGAGATATTCCCACTTTTGTGATGGGCGTAAACCATCAAAACTATAACCCAGAACTTCATCGAATTATCTCAAACGCCTCTTGTACAACTAACTGTTTGGCCCCGATTACAAAGGTTTTATTAGATAATTTCGGTATTGAAGAAGGTTTAATGACCACTGTCCACTCAGTGACTTCTAGTCAACCAACCGTGGACGGACCTTCTAAAAAAGATTGGCGCGGAGGACGCGGAGCAAGTCAGAATATCATCCCAGCCTCTACAGGAGCCGCTAAAGCTGTTGCTTTATGTCTCCCTGAAATTAAAGGGAAATTAACGGGGATGGCTTTAAGAGTCCCCACAGCCGATGTTTCTGTAGTAGATTTAACCGTTCGCTTAAGTAAACCTACTTCTTATGAAGACATTTGCAAAGCCATGAAATTGGCCTCTGAAAATGAAATGAAAGGAATTCTTGCTTACTGCGACGAACAAGTTGTTTCAAGCGATTTCATCAGCAGCTCTTATTCAGCTATTTTTGATAAAGATGCTGGTATTGCCTTGAACGACTCTTTTTATAAAATTATTGCATGGTATGACAATGAGATGGGATATGCATCCCGAATTGTCGATCTTGTAGTTTACATGGCATCTCGAGAGCATTTAGCTGCACAACGATAAATGAATGTTGGTGCAAATATAAAGCTCTAGAACATTAAAAAAATAATATTCAGAATGCTGAGTGTTCGTTTACTCATTGATCATTCTCTCGTTATTCTGAATCATACAAACCTTAAAATGGATGGAATGCATACGTGGATTTTACACGAGAACCTATTATAGAAACTGTTATTACCCCTCGAGAAGGGTGCAAAATAGTCGTCCGCAGCAGTAAAAGTGTTGGGCAGGAAGAATATTTTGTTGATGCAGTAGAAGTCGTATCCTTTGGAAACTCATTTTTCTTTCGGTCTCTTGAGCGACCTAAGGCTTTTTTAGTCCCTGTCACTGATTACGAAATTCTTGAAGTTAGAGAGACTCGCATGGTCTTGAAAAGTGTCGGATTGGATCGTTCAATTAAAATTGGCGGAGGCAAGGAACAAGCTCCTAAGTCTTATAAAGAGCCTGCTGCTGAAAAAATGATCGAATCAACTTCTGATGAAAGCGCCGAATCAAAAACAGAAGAACCTTCTGTCGCCGCTAAAGGCGAAACACGTTTAGATAAAAAACGGGATCGTAGACGTCATTATAGACGTAAGCGAGGAAGGGAAGAAGGAAAAGAAGAACAAACTTTCGATGAAAAAGAAGAAGGTGCCGAAGGCGAGATCAAAAAAGAAGAAAAGAAAATTGATCTCATTGCGCCTTTAGATTTAGGTGAAGAAATAGAAGGCCTTCCTGTACAACCTGCAGGATCTCCTACAACATCTCTCTTTTCATCCTTGTTGGCTCCCCCTCCAACACTTATCTCAGAGACAATTGCCCTTTATAAAGAAAATGAATTGTTTAAAAATGTTTTCTTTACACCTAAGAAAGATCTTAAAGAAGAGCAAGAAGGTGAAAGTTCTGAAGGAGAGGAAAAAATTCCTCTAGAGCTACCTTTGACCTCTCAAGATTCAGATTCACAAGCCTTTCGAGAAGAGGAGAACGAATTTGATAAAGATCCCTTTCGGGATTTGGAGCAACTGGAAATCGCTTTCCCTCCTCTGGAAGAAGGTATGGTCGAAGAATTGGGGCTTTACGAAGAAGAAATCGAAATAGAAACGCCAGAAGAAGAAACTCCGGAAGAAGAAAAAATCCCTGAAGAAGCTTCTCATGAACCTGAAGAGGTTAATCATGAAGAAACCACTGAAAGTTGTGAGCCTGAATCTCTCCCAGAAGCTGTAGA
Encoded proteins:
- a CDS encoding DUF5681 domain-containing protein; its protein translation is MPDNTDKKQKIRYQKGQSGNPKGRPKGSRNRASLMAEHLFIADVESICKAVIEKAKAGDMYAAKIILDRLLPPKKDGSVNIQLPEIATSHDVLKAIQCVTQAIANGNITPSEGEVLARILNIHATAIELYEFEHTLNELEQKRSKI
- a CDS encoding toprim domain-containing protein, which encodes MNKPRKNKKNDASHLLNNSLAFEGFMELPAGIVIPYHSIAQGMLKVKIRRVNWHADDELPKYVEVSGSSKQLSCFGSIQESIATILVESEFDAILLHQEAYDFCASLALGGVSKKPDLETHLHLLKSSLILFALDFDESGKNAFSYWRSTYANLRAWPAPLVKSPGDAYLKGVDLRRWVLEGLEFYKK
- a CDS encoding tyrosine-type recombinase/integrase is translated as MAYIEERILPAEAGKKPKKVYRARIRFKGKPEVSDTFNSKSKAIAWAKKMEDSIREGRLLPRKEDLERTFGNLIERYIENELPKKPKSLAKQKMQLLWWKSHLGSYFLNHITPALIIEVRDKLFHGLSRRGKPRSTSTANRYLAALTHVYTIAVKEWGWCSENIALKIRRSKEGKARDRFLEKEEISRLLSACKKSKSPYLYPIVLIALTTCARKGEILSLKWRDIQFDRRKMTFRDTKNGETRSVALSDVVIDCLRKEQSKRIVTSEYVFPSLDGTKPADFMTSWKKVIKGIGLNICFHTLRHTGASHLAMNGATPLEIAPILGHKTLAMVKRYSHLSTSSTAQALNKMNQYILEEENDE
- a CDS encoding insulinase family protein, coding for MSSPISFDTVGQKYLDFVVTKVIPIKEINCDLVELVHTPTGAEVLHLANDDPENMFCLSFRTIPKTSNGVAHILEHLVLCGSKKFPLKDPFFSMTHRSLNTFMNAFTGADFTCYPAASQLSKDFYNLLDVYLDAVFKPNLAYLSFLQEGHRLDFTDPSNLDSPLEFKGVVFNEMKGALSSATARLSEAMSSVLFPTLTYGINSGGDPKEIPQLTHEDLRHFHEEFYHPSRCLFFFYGNMPLAGHLDFITKNALVNSRKKDPLSLLPREKRFTAPKKVEMSYPIGQDESEEKKTIFGLGWLTTHILEQKELLALTILDIILMDTDAALLKLPLLKSGLCTQVTSSLDGEISEVPYILVFKGCEKGNVEQLEEIVLKVLKEIKEAGIPWNLIESAIHQLEFHRTEITGNHAPYGLSLYFRSALMKQHGASAEDGLLIHSLFNTLREELEKNPNLLQDVMEKHLIGNQHRATVIMTPDKGLAAAELENEKAVLKQIQEKLTPEEKQTIAKQAKDLAAYQEKEEDVDILPSVSLSDVPKKSQVFPLTKEKVGILDVFSHPCFTNQIVYAELVFPLPKIAQEDLYLLRLLTLLMPQMGCGGRSYVENLEYIQAHTGGIDTILNFTHKVDHAEAFTPSFLIRGKSLSRKTDKLFPLLKEMVTSIDLTDKERIKELLAKHYTGLEMSINQNALKYAINLSASGLDIGSSIANSLYGLEYFWKIKELASNFDTKVDWLIEKLQTLQNQITGLKGAHLILASDQEKYADLKAKGFYGLDQLPEKSFTSWDHSSYQLIKAGSQGRTISSPVAFTSMMFKTLNYTHPDMPALAVVAPLFDNLILHPKLREQGGAYGGGASCNSLTGKFYFFAYRDPNIASSLNAFDEAVQSILSGDFEDSDLEEAKFEIVQGMDSPVAPGSRASVSYDWMIQGKTPEIRQSFRDRLLALTKEDVQNAVQTHILPKMSTATTVVFASKELFEQENQVLAKNGRTVLPVESV
- the gap gene encoding type I glyceraldehyde-3-phosphate dehydrogenase is translated as MSVNIAINGFGRIGRLAFRIASKLNDINIVAINDVVPADNLAYLLKFDSTHGRFDGDIYAEGNHIVANGKKTIVLSEKDPEKLPWKDLKIDYVLECTGLFTTPELAQKHLTAGASRVIISAPAKGDIPTFVMGVNHQNYNPELHRIISNASCTTNCLAPITKVLLDNFGIEEGLMTTVHSVTSSQPTVDGPSKKDWRGGRGASQNIIPASTGAAKAVALCLPEIKGKLTGMALRVPTADVSVVDLTVRLSKPTSYEDICKAMKLASENEMKGILAYCDEQVVSSDFISSSYSAIFDKDAGIALNDSFYKIIAWYDNEMGYASRIVDLVVYMASREHLAAQR